From the Aerococcus viridans genome, the window CTTGGACTTGCGGTTGGGCTATGCCTATACCCTGATTGAAAATGGTTTGTCTATCACGGAGTCATGGCAAAAAGCTGGCTTTAATGATTATAGTAACTTCTATAGAGCCTTTATTAAGCATTATCATATTAGACCGCATCAGGTACCAAAAAAAGGAGACTCATAAGGATCTCCTTTTTTTATAGATTTATAGATTTATAGATTTATAGATTTATTGATTTCAGTCGTCGGCTGTCTCTTTACCTATCATAGCCCTAAAAGCAGTGGTACCACCCTCAGTCCAGGATCGGACAAAATAGTGCTGAATCATGCTACTTGCAACAACTTTTTTCATACATCAAACAAAAAGTTCACGGCACTTGCCCTAATCTGGGTTAAGTACCGTGAGCTTTTTTGTATATAGTCATTGAATTTTGCTAATAATCTAATCTTCTACTAGTCCTAATTTTTTGAAGATGTCATCCACTTTTTGGATGTGGTAATGGTAGTCAAAGGCGTCATCAATAGCTGCTTGATCTAGGTGACTAGTGATTTCTTCATTGGCTTCTACAAGCCCTTTAAAGTGCTTGCCTTCGTCCCAAGCGATTGCTGTTAATGGTTGAACTAAATCGTAGGCTGCTTCGCGTGATAAGCCTGCATCAACCAATTTTAGCAATACACGTTGTGAGTAGATTAAACCGTGAGTAGCATCCATGTTGCGTTTCATATTTTCAGGGAAGACGGTGAGTTTTTCCATAATGTTTGCGAAACGATTTAACATATAATCTACTAAGATTGTTGTATCTGGTAGAATAATCCGTTCAGCAGATGAATGAGAGATATCTCTTTCATGCCATAAAGTCACGTTTTCATAGGCAGTCATGACGTGACCACGAACGACACGGGCTAATCCAGCCATGTTTTCTGAACCGATTGGGTTACGCTTATGTGGCATAGCGCTTGAACCTTTTTGCCCTTTTGCAAAGAATTCTTCCACTTCCCGCGTTTCCGATTTTTGTAGCGAACGGACTTCTGTCGCAATATTTTCTATCATTGTAGCAATTAAAGCGAGTGATGAAATATATTCAGCGTGTAGGTCACGTGGTAAGATTTGAGTTGAAATCTCTTGTGGGTTAATGCCTAAGTGTTCACATACATAAGTTTCAATAAATGGCGGTACATTGGCGTAAGTACCTACTGCACCAGAAATTTTACCTGCTTCAACACCTCGCGCAGCTGCTTCAAATCGTTGGATATTTCGTTTACATTCTGAATACCAACGTGCTATTTTCAAACCAAAAGTCGTTGGTTCAGCATGAACACCATGGGTGCGGCCCATTGTAACCGTGTATTTATGTTCAATCGCACGTGCTTTTAACACCTGCAAGAATCGGTCTAAATCTTTACGAATTAAATCATTTGCTTGTTTTAATTGGTAACCTTGAGCTGTATCCACAACATCAGTAGACGTTAAGCCATAATGCACCCATTTACGTTCTTCGCCCAATGATTCAGACACATTACGGGTAAAGGCAACCACATCATGACGGGTGTCTTTTTCAATTTCTTCCACTCGTTTTGTATCAAAAGTGGCCTTTTCACGAATAGCTTGCGCATCCTCTTTAGGGACTTCCCCTAAGGCTGCCCATGCCTCTGTTGCAAGAATTTCAACTTCCAACCAAGAGGCATATTTATTTTCTTGTGACCAGATTTGCCCCATTTCAGGACGGGTATATCTAGGTATCATAACATTCTCCTTTATTGCACGCGCTCAATTTTTGTACGCAACAATTATATCACATGCCAGCTTTCTGGCAGTGATTATTTTTCGCAAAAAAAAAAAAGACGAGTCCCATTATTGAATCTCAAATTGGTCTCGTCTCTGTAATTTTTATGGCTAATGGTGATCGTGATCATAGTCCAATTCTTCCATCAATAAATCAGGGTGGTCAGCTTCTAGTTGGTCTAAAACTGCCGTCACTTGCGGGTCAACATTGCCTAAAATATCTTCATAAATGGCTAAATATTCGTAGGCCGCTTCATATTGGCCGTGCTCATTAAAGCGGAATGCTGCTTCTTTTAAAGCTGTTAACATATCCACGGATGGGTAGTCGTTTAAGCCCAGATCCTCAAGGAAGGCTTCTTGTTCCTTACCTTCAAGAATTTCTGGCCACTCACGGTCTAATTCTGCTAAGACTTCTAAACCTGCTCTGGCATTATCATTTTCATTCCACATAAGGGAAATATGGTATAACATGTAGGCTTTCTCAAAGTCTTCTTTACGGTAGTAGAAGTCCCCGATTAAAGCAAACCCATAAGCTAGGTCCTCTACTCTAAGTGAATAACTCAAACCATTAAGAACGGTTGGGTAAGACATCCCGTACTGTTCCATTTCTTGGTATAGTTCCGCTAAGGCGTAGATAGTGTCTACATCATAGGGATTCCATAATAAGGCTTGTTGGTATGAGTCAATCGCTTCACGCCATTCATTGGCTTGAATTTGCACTTTGGCATACTCCACATACATACCCGCATAATCGCGCGTAGTTGGTGATAATTCTAAACCTGTATCATTATTATAGATAAATTGGAAAAGATCTAGTTCATCATAAATACTTAAATTTTTAATATTTTTCTTAGGTGTGAATTGGTCGAAATCGTCTTCCATCCGGCGAATGTATAATGACATTTCAAAATTAGCACGGACTGGGTCGACTGCCGTAATGTTGCGAATGCGTTTAACGAATTCGGCATCATCTTGCATTTTAATTTCAGCAATCATTTGATTGTAATCTGTTGATTGATTCGGGAATTTTTCCGCCATCACTTCATTGAAGGCTTTAATAAAAGCTTCATCGCTGGTGTGTTTGTGGTTATCTCTTAAAATTTTAGAGATAACTTGAATGCAGTAGCTGTAATCATCAGTTGGCACAGCTTGAATTCTTTGTATAAGTTTTTCTTGGTCCTTATCCATAAGCTCGTCTCCTAAAGCAATAAATTTCAGCATAAAATAAGTTCTTCATTACACCAAAATTTATTGTACTGTTTTTTTTGTGCTATTGAAACCAAAAAGCCTTTAAAATACTCTTTCATTTTTGATTTTAAAGTTGCGCAGTGTTGAAAATTGTATTTTTCCTGACTGTTGTAAAATACTGTATCGCATGAGATTAAAACTGGCATTGGTTATCAAAGGCCTTATTTTTCCTTAAATTATAACATATATTACAGATTTTTTACGGCACAATCCCTTTCTTAAAATTAAATTATAAAAAGCCTTGAAACCGCTTGTAGAAGTTTAGTACACTATAGACATAAGTTAAATATTGCAAAGTATAAATTATTATGACGAAAGTTAAATTAGAAGGTGAACTCTTGGAAGCAATTGCCGTTAATACATTTCAGAAACATTTATCTCTTAGCTATCATGATGAACGACGCACAATGATGCTTAAATCTTATAATAATATCCCTTCACTTGAGCAAATTGGTATGGATCTTGCAGAATACTCTAGTATTACTGCTAGTATGCATTATCATGACCATTTTGAAATTCTATTCTACTTAGGTAATCAATGTCAGTTTATCGTAAATGATATCAGTTACACACTTTACAATGGTGATATTATGATTATTCCACCTAACATTCCGCATTTAATGACTAGTGAAGAAGGTATTAATAATACCCGTTTTAGCTGCATGGTACCTGAGAAGTTGATTCATCAATATGCTATGGTAAATGATAATCTTTATGAAGATATTATTCGCTTTTATAATGAACCGGGGCATTACCGTTTAGATAAAGAAAATCTGGATAAGATAATTACTCATTTAAATAAAATTCTTACTTATAGTGATGAAGAAGTAGAAGAAACTACCTTCGCAACTGCTTTTCACCTATACCATTCATTGATGAACGTCTACCATGCGAAGAAAATCCCGTCTATGTCTGGTGATTATAAAGAGGACAAACACTTTAGTCACATCATCTACTATATCGATCAACACTTTAAAGAATCTGACTTACAATTAGACCGGATTACAAAAGTATTTGATATTTCGCCATATTATTTATCAAAACTATTCCGTAAAGAAATGAACCAAAACTTCCACGAATATTTGATTGAGAAACGTGCCAACTATGCTGCACAATTAATCAATCATATGAGCACCAACAAAATGTCCTTACAAGACATATCCGACGCATCCGGATTCGGTGACTACTCTACTTTCTACCGTTCATTCAAGAAGGTATTCAACACCTCTCCGAAGAAGTATGCACAACAAAATACGCAGACTATTCTTTAAAATTTACAAAAAG encodes:
- the purB gene encoding adenylosuccinate lyase; amino-acid sequence: MIPRYTRPEMGQIWSQENKYASWLEVEILATEAWAALGEVPKEDAQAIREKATFDTKRVEEIEKDTRHDVVAFTRNVSESLGEERKWVHYGLTSTDVVDTAQGYQLKQANDLIRKDLDRFLQVLKARAIEHKYTVTMGRTHGVHAEPTTFGLKIARWYSECKRNIQRFEAAARGVEAGKISGAVGTYANVPPFIETYVCEHLGINPQEISTQILPRDLHAEYISSLALIATMIENIATEVRSLQKSETREVEEFFAKGQKGSSAMPHKRNPIGSENMAGLARVVRGHVMTAYENVTLWHERDISHSSAERIILPDTTILVDYMLNRFANIMEKLTVFPENMKRNMDATHGLIYSQRVLLKLVDAGLSREAAYDLVQPLTAIAWDEGKHFKGLVEANEEITSHLDQAAIDDAFDYHYHIQKVDDIFKKLGLVED
- a CDS encoding AraC family transcriptional regulator; this encodes MTKVKLEGELLEAIAVNTFQKHLSLSYHDERRTMMLKSYNNIPSLEQIGMDLAEYSSITASMHYHDHFEILFYLGNQCQFIVNDISYTLYNGDIMIIPPNIPHLMTSEEGINNTRFSCMVPEKLIHQYAMVNDNLYEDIIRFYNEPGHYRLDKENLDKIITHLNKILTYSDEEVEETTFATAFHLYHSLMNVYHAKKIPSMSGDYKEDKHFSHIIYYIDQHFKESDLQLDRITKVFDISPYYLSKLFRKEMNQNFHEYLIEKRANYAAQLINHMSTNKMSLQDISDASGFGDYSTFYRSFKKVFNTSPKKYAQQNTQTIL